One Microbacter margulisiae genomic window carries:
- a CDS encoding IS256 family transposase, with amino-acid sequence MEEFDYKAFQAKVLEQIKSGKPLLGKDGAFAPLLENILNAALEGEMDAHLDEDERSLGNRRNGRMSKQVQTQLGEVTVHTPRDRHSSFEPEFIKKRETILAEGVADRIIGLYALGNSTREISDWMEENLGNRVSADTISSITNRVLPEIQSWRSRSLDSVYPIVWMDAIHYKVMDEKNRPVTRAIYNVLGVDRNGYKDLLGMYISKSEGANFWLSVLTDLQSRGVNDILIASTDNLSGFSDAIKSVFPHTVVQTCVVHQIRNSIKYVASKNQKTFMKDLKLVYQAVSKEQAAIELDNLDSKWGKDYPIVIKSWRDNWEKLTAYFEFSDAIRRIIYTTNTVEGYHRQIRKVTKNKGVFTNDTALEKLVYLAYRNIRKKWTMPLSNWGLTAQQLAIKFPERFNLFE; translated from the coding sequence ATGGAAGAATTTGATTACAAGGCTTTTCAAGCCAAAGTTTTAGAACAGATAAAATCTGGCAAACCCCTTTTAGGCAAAGATGGTGCCTTTGCGCCCTTGTTAGAAAATATTCTAAATGCAGCTTTAGAGGGAGAAATGGATGCTCATTTAGATGAAGATGAGCGTAGTTTAGGCAATCGGCGCAATGGACGTATGTCCAAACAAGTTCAAACCCAATTGGGTGAAGTCACCGTTCATACACCCCGTGACCGCCATTCCAGTTTTGAACCTGAGTTTATAAAGAAACGTGAAACAATACTTGCAGAAGGTGTTGCAGACCGTATAATTGGTCTTTATGCCTTGGGGAACAGTACTCGGGAAATAAGCGATTGGATGGAGGAAAACCTTGGAAACAGGGTTTCTGCTGACACAATCAGTTCCATAACAAACCGGGTTCTGCCAGAGATTCAGTCCTGGCGTAGCAGGTCATTGGATAGTGTTTATCCAATTGTTTGGATGGATGCCATTCACTACAAAGTGATGGACGAAAAGAATCGCCCTGTAACACGAGCCATATACAACGTATTGGGTGTTGACCGTAACGGTTACAAAGATTTGCTTGGCATGTATATTTCCAAAAGCGAAGGAGCTAACTTTTGGTTATCGGTGCTCACCGATCTTCAATCAAGAGGAGTAAATGACATTCTAATAGCCTCTACGGACAATCTTAGTGGCTTTTCAGATGCTATAAAAAGCGTATTTCCACACACAGTAGTTCAAACTTGTGTGGTGCATCAAATCCGCAATTCAATTAAATATGTTGCAAGTAAAAATCAGAAAACGTTCATGAAAGATTTGAAGCTTGTTTATCAAGCAGTAAGCAAAGAGCAGGCAGCAATCGAACTCGATAATCTTGATTCAAAGTGGGGAAAGGATTATCCAATTGTCATTAAATCATGGCGTGATAATTGGGAAAAACTAACCGCTTATTTTGAGTTTTCTGATGCTATCCGAAGAATCATATATACCACCAATACCGTAGAAGGCTATCACCGTCAGATAAGGAAAGTTACCAAAAACAAAGGTGTTTTTACCAATGATACAGCATTGGAAAAATTGGTGTATTTGGCCTATCGCAATATCCGGAAAAAATGGACTATGCCTCTGTCAAACTGGGGGTTAACTGCACAACAACTGGCGATTAAATTTCCTGAAAGGTTTAATTTATTTGAATAA
- a CDS encoding helix-turn-helix domain-containing protein yields MGGIKNQYVKRTQKDYSMSLKLSIISEIERGDISVTSATKKYGIQGRSTVVGWLRKYGTFDWENQTPGNMPKSKDQKILELEQKIKVLEKQKAFLEKQAEQSDMKAAFFDMMVDMAEKEYNISIRKNSLPEQSTDSAKKTK; encoded by the coding sequence ATGGGAGGAATTAAGAATCAGTATGTAAAGCGCACTCAAAAGGATTATAGCATGTCCTTAAAATTATCGATTATTTCAGAGATAGAACGAGGAGACATCTCAGTCACATCAGCTACGAAGAAATATGGTATACAGGGAAGATCCACAGTAGTTGGTTGGCTCAGAAAATATGGTACCTTTGATTGGGAAAATCAAACGCCGGGTAATATGCCAAAAAGTAAAGATCAAAAGATCCTTGAATTAGAGCAAAAGATCAAGGTTTTAGAAAAGCAAAAAGCATTTTTAGAAAAACAGGCAGAGCAATCTGATATGAAAGCAGCTTTCTTTGACATGATGGTTGATATGGCAGAAAAAGAGTACAATATCTCTATCCGAAAAAACTCTTTACCCGAACAGTCGACCGATTCAGCCAAGAAAACAAAGTGA
- a CDS encoding branched-chain amino acid aminotransferase — protein sequence MNTLNWSELSFGYIPTDYNIRCVYKDGKWGEIEATTDTTISLHIAATSLHYGQEAFEGLKAFMGKDGKIRIFRPEENAKRLQNTCDGIMMPKLPVELFMEAVKKAVVMNKRFVPPYGSGASLYIRPLLVGTSAQVGVKPADEYLFVIFVTPVGPYFKGGFQTTPVVILRQYDRAAPLGTGTYKVGGNYAAGMLAGEKAHQMGYSAVLYLDAKEKKYVDECGPANFFGIKNNTYVTPESTSILPSITNKSLMQLAKDMGMTVERRRISEEELATFEEAGQCGTAAVISPISKIDDIDENKSYIISKDGQPGPISRKLYEKLRAIQYGDDSDIYGWNAVIE from the coding sequence ATGAATACACTTAATTGGTCTGAGCTTTCATTTGGCTATATTCCTACAGATTATAATATCCGTTGTGTATATAAAGACGGGAAATGGGGAGAGATTGAAGCTACTACAGATACAACAATTTCGTTGCATATTGCCGCAACAAGTTTACATTATGGTCAGGAAGCCTTTGAAGGGCTTAAGGCATTTATGGGAAAAGATGGGAAAATTCGTATTTTTCGTCCTGAAGAAAATGCAAAACGATTGCAAAACACGTGTGATGGAATTATGATGCCTAAATTGCCGGTGGAATTATTTATGGAAGCCGTAAAAAAAGCTGTCGTAATGAATAAACGTTTTGTGCCGCCTTATGGAAGCGGTGCTTCTTTATATATTCGTCCGCTATTGGTTGGTACAAGCGCTCAGGTAGGTGTGAAACCAGCTGACGAGTATTTATTCGTCATTTTTGTAACGCCAGTTGGTCCATATTTCAAAGGTGGTTTTCAGACGACACCTGTGGTTATCTTGCGACAATATGACCGTGCTGCTCCATTGGGAACAGGTACATATAAAGTAGGAGGAAATTATGCGGCTGGCATGTTAGCCGGTGAAAAGGCTCATCAAATGGGCTATTCTGCTGTACTTTATCTTGACGCTAAAGAAAAAAAGTATGTTGACGAGTGTGGTCCTGCTAATTTCTTTGGGATTAAAAATAATACCTACGTGACTCCGGAATCGACGTCCATTTTGCCATCTATTACGAATAAAAGTTTAATGCAACTAGCCAAAGATATGGGGATGACGGTGGAGAGACGCCGGATTTCTGAAGAAGAACTTGCGACATTCGAAGAAGCAGGTCAATGCGGGACGGCGGCTGTGATTAGTCCAATTTCGAAAATCGACGATATCGATGAAAATAAATCATATATTATTTCTAAAGATGGCCAACCTGGACCAATTAGTCGTAAGTTATATGAAAAATTGAGGGCTATCCAATACGGAGATGATTCGGATATATATGGATGGAATGCCGTGATAGAATAA
- the nuoL gene encoding NADH-quinone oxidoreductase subunit L, translating into MQIIAQLLLLFPLLGFLAIGLFQKLISKNLAGVVASSLVFFNLIISFVLFWYVSTTGQTVQVNLFDWIQFASISIPFGITVDRLSVLMLLVVNGVGWLIHVYSIGYMKNDEGVNRFFSYMNLFIFFMLILVLSSNYLMMFIGWEGVGLCSYLLIGFWYKDHANNNAAKKAFIMNRIGDLGFLIATFMLIHTFGTLNISDVANKAMIMPSGNTALLIITLGLFMGAIGKSAQIPLFTWLPDAMAGPTPVSALIHAATMVTAGVYLVARSSVIFVLEPFTMNLILVIGAITAAISGLIAIYQYDIKKILAYSTVSQLGFMFMALGLGSFSGAMFHLTMHAFFKALLFLGAGSVIHALNQEQDIRNMGGLRKKIPATFFMFLIASIAISGIPPFAGFFSKEYILSAAYEHGMATGIIATLISLLTTIYMFRMVFIAFYKPESNAVKTNHHIHESPKVMLIPMAVLTVLSMIGGFVQIPALFGSDKVFSNYLSPMFATAHQIAPMPEQALGIGTEWLTLLIPLTIIALLIVWLYHRFAKDHEAVKLTGIETIMARKFYFDEIYDFCVVKPVERLSIFLRETIDQGIINRFVNSVGQGTLYIGAKIRLLQTGNIGFYLMIMVFSIIALLLFNLIR; encoded by the coding sequence ATGCAAATTATAGCACAGCTCTTGTTACTTTTCCCGTTGCTTGGATTTCTGGCAATCGGGTTATTTCAAAAGTTGATTTCTAAAAATCTGGCAGGGGTTGTCGCCTCTTCGCTGGTATTTTTCAACCTGATAATTTCTTTCGTATTATTCTGGTATGTCAGCACCACTGGACAAACAGTACAGGTCAATCTGTTTGATTGGATACAATTTGCCTCCATTTCCATTCCATTCGGCATCACGGTCGATCGCCTGTCAGTGCTGATGTTACTGGTTGTGAATGGTGTAGGCTGGCTCATTCATGTCTATTCTATTGGTTATATGAAAAATGATGAAGGCGTAAACCGGTTCTTTTCTTATATGAACCTCTTTATCTTCTTCATGTTGATTTTAGTACTGAGTTCCAATTACCTGATGATGTTTATAGGCTGGGAAGGCGTCGGGCTGTGTTCCTATCTGTTGATTGGATTCTGGTATAAAGATCACGCCAACAATAATGCAGCAAAGAAAGCCTTTATTATGAACCGGATCGGAGATTTGGGTTTTCTGATTGCTACATTTATGCTCATTCACACCTTCGGCACATTAAACATCAGCGATGTGGCCAATAAAGCGATGATTATGCCATCAGGCAACACAGCTTTACTGATCATCACACTCGGTTTGTTTATGGGAGCCATTGGGAAAAGTGCCCAAATACCTTTATTTACATGGTTACCAGATGCTATGGCAGGCCCCACACCTGTGTCAGCGCTCATCCATGCTGCCACAATGGTTACCGCAGGGGTTTATCTGGTAGCTCGTTCCAGTGTGATCTTCGTGTTAGAACCGTTCACCATGAACCTGATTTTAGTCATAGGAGCCATCACGGCTGCGATTAGCGGACTGATTGCTATTTACCAGTATGATATCAAGAAAATACTGGCATATTCAACGGTTAGTCAGTTGGGATTCATGTTTATGGCATTAGGATTGGGCTCTTTTTCAGGAGCCATGTTTCATCTTACCATGCATGCGTTTTTTAAAGCATTGCTTTTCCTCGGAGCTGGTAGTGTGATTCATGCATTAAATCAGGAACAGGACATCCGCAACATGGGGGGATTGCGTAAGAAAATTCCAGCAACATTCTTCATGTTTTTGATCGCTTCCATTGCCATCTCAGGGATTCCTCCTTTTGCGGGCTTTTTCTCTAAAGAATACATTCTTTCAGCGGCTTACGAACATGGCATGGCTACAGGCATTATTGCGACTCTTATTTCATTGCTGACAACCATCTACATGTTCCGTATGGTATTCATTGCCTTCTACAAACCTGAAAGCAATGCTGTTAAAACCAATCATCATATTCACGAATCACCTAAAGTAATGTTGATTCCGATGGCTGTGCTGACTGTATTGTCTATGATAGGCGGTTTTGTACAAATTCCTGCTTTATTTGGTTCAGACAAGGTATTCAGCAATTATTTGTCGCCTATGTTTGCAACAGCACATCAAATCGCACCTATGCCCGAACAGGCACTTGGTATTGGGACTGAATGGCTGACATTATTGATTCCACTGACTATTATTGCTTTGTTGATTGTGTGGCTATACCATCGATTTGCTAAAGATCACGAAGCTGTAAAATTAACCGGCATAGAAACCATCATGGCCCGTAAATTTTATTTTGACGAGATTTATGACTTTTGTGTTGTCAAACCCGTTGAACGATTATCCATATTTCTCCGCGAAACCATTGATCAGGGCATCATAAACCGTTTTGTCAATTCGGTTGGTCAGGGAACCTTATATATTGGAGCCAAAATTCGCCTGTTGCAAACCGGTAATATCGGATTTTATCTCATGATAATGGTATTCAGTATTATAGCACTTTTATTGTTTAATCTTATTCGATAA
- the nuoK gene encoding NADH-quinone oxidoreductase subunit NuoK: METAVTQLQMIPLIYYVIFCSALFTIGVVGVLVKRNALAIFMSVELMLNSANLLIAAFAAYRNDPSGQVFVFFIMVVAAAEIAIGLALLVVVYRSSHTIDINILNRLKW, from the coding sequence ATGGAAACAGCAGTCACCCAATTACAAATGATTCCTCTTATCTATTACGTTATATTTTGTTCCGCCCTGTTTACCATCGGAGTAGTGGGCGTATTGGTAAAACGTAACGCCCTGGCAATTTTCATGTCGGTCGAACTGATGCTGAATTCAGCGAATCTTTTGATAGCAGCATTTGCCGCTTATCGGAACGATCCATCTGGGCAAGTGTTTGTCTTCTTCATCATGGTGGTGGCAGCAGCCGAAATAGCTATCGGGCTTGCATTGCTGGTAGTGGTTTACCGTTCATCACACACGATTGACATTAACATCTTAAATCGTCTCAAATGGTAA
- a CDS encoding complex I subunit 4 family protein: MIIVLLIILPLITSLFLFTGKAGQQSKTVAFVASLIVFVIAMLGGYDVWAAPGTGLVANLNLEQIMGLNIALKMDALSVLFVILTTLLVPIILASTDRNKRRPASFFALIMLMQSALVGVFTASDMILFYIFWEFALLPIFFITARWGGENSRRISIKFLIYTVIGSFFMLVAILYLYTLTPAPHSFSFDSFYQLHIPYAAQIPLFLAFFLAFAIKIPLFPFHSWQVETYNASPVQGSMLLAGIMLKMGLYGIVRFLIPLCHDVVANGSLYVLPIILFGVIYGAIIAINQPNLKKLIAFASLAHVGIIALGLLSNNAYGIEGGILQMFSHGVNIVGFFLCYYIIVKRTKTDNISQLGGIARVAPRFATIFMIILLANVALPLTNSFVGEFLILLGLFTYNKVLAVIAGLTIILGAVYMLKMYQRIMYGEKKPSTENFSDLTLKETLLFVPIIFSVFLVGIYPSFILQMLQGVVK; encoded by the coding sequence ATGATCATCGTACTTTTAATTATCCTTCCGTTAATCACTTCCCTTTTTCTGTTTACAGGAAAAGCGGGACAACAGAGTAAAACGGTTGCTTTTGTTGCATCGCTCATTGTTTTTGTCATTGCAATGTTAGGCGGCTATGACGTGTGGGCTGCTCCCGGGACAGGATTGGTTGCCAATCTTAATCTGGAGCAAATAATGGGACTGAATATTGCCTTAAAAATGGATGCTTTGTCTGTCCTTTTTGTTATCTTAACCACACTGCTTGTGCCTATCATCCTTGCTTCAACAGATAGGAACAAACGTCGTCCTGCCAGCTTTTTTGCACTGATCATGTTAATGCAATCAGCGCTAGTCGGAGTGTTTACGGCATCGGATATGATTTTATTTTATATTTTCTGGGAATTTGCGCTATTACCGATTTTCTTTATCACCGCCCGCTGGGGAGGTGAAAACTCAAGACGAATCAGTATTAAATTCTTGATTTATACCGTCATTGGAAGTTTCTTCATGCTCGTCGCTATTTTGTACCTGTACACGTTAACGCCAGCTCCCCATTCTTTTAGTTTTGACTCATTTTACCAACTCCACATACCTTATGCGGCACAGATACCTTTGTTTCTAGCTTTCTTTCTGGCATTCGCCATCAAGATTCCGCTATTTCCATTCCATTCATGGCAGGTCGAAACCTACAATGCATCTCCTGTACAAGGATCAATGTTGCTGGCAGGTATCATGCTGAAAATGGGTCTTTATGGAATTGTGCGCTTTCTGATTCCCTTGTGTCATGATGTCGTGGCAAACGGGTCGCTGTATGTTCTGCCGATTATTTTGTTTGGCGTAATTTATGGAGCCATCATTGCTATCAATCAGCCTAATCTGAAAAAATTGATTGCCTTTGCCTCTTTAGCTCACGTTGGCATTATTGCGCTGGGATTATTATCAAACAATGCTTACGGTATTGAAGGAGGTATTCTACAAATGTTTTCACACGGGGTAAACATCGTCGGTTTCTTTCTTTGTTATTACATTATTGTTAAACGGACAAAAACAGACAATATCAGTCAATTGGGGGGAATTGCCAGAGTAGCTCCCCGTTTTGCCACTATATTCATGATCATTCTTTTAGCTAATGTAGCGTTACCGCTTACCAACAGTTTCGTGGGAGAATTTTTGATTTTGCTCGGATTGTTTACATACAATAAAGTATTGGCGGTGATTGCCGGACTGACGATTATTCTTGGAGCTGTTTATATGCTGAAAATGTACCAAAGAATAATGTACGGTGAAAAGAAACCTTCTACGGAAAATTTCTCTGATTTAACTCTTAAGGAAACCTTACTTTTCGTACCAATCATTTTCTCCGTATTTTTAGTTGGTATTTATCCGTCATTTATCTTGCAAATGTTGCAAGGAGTGGTTAAATAA
- a CDS encoding tetratricopeptide repeat protein, which translates to MKKCSILLIIFALSFYISGQTLKYAQNLYSGQHYTEAAKAFLKLLKWHPYDARLNYGYGMSLVKTGQENAALPYLQKAADKKFTPAFPVLCDLYFKHYYFSKDVTAIQNYLASPHISAAEAKKYSALLVKAKLGADMIQHVELVTIVDSLQVSKKDFFKHYTFSKDMGTIFPSKNLYSQEPSDMLAYRSQRGNRIVFADSLHGKSALYSTFQMTNQWSEPTPLSDVVNNYGTALNDPFVASDGVTLYFDAKGDHSLGGYDLFVTRYNLRDNKYFEPVNYGMPFNSIYNDYLLVIDDVDNIGWFATDRFQPAGKVMIYTFIPNAMRTIIQSNDTDYIRHAAQLRTYRKGKMPVIHDIIAIDSLSNTSLTNGKPNIHFVINDTLIYASPSQFKSEQARQLYQQADSLKQVITNIEQELSNKRNAYADAQNQESKQTLEPQILALEQQVIALRPQPIILLNNARDLENKALQGLVKP; encoded by the coding sequence ATGAAAAAGTGTAGTATCTTATTGATAATATTTGCTTTATCATTCTATATAAGTGGACAGACATTGAAATACGCACAGAATCTGTACAGCGGACAACACTATACAGAAGCAGCAAAAGCTTTTCTGAAATTATTAAAATGGCATCCATACGATGCACGGTTGAACTACGGATATGGAATGAGTCTGGTTAAAACCGGACAGGAAAACGCAGCCCTACCCTATTTGCAAAAAGCTGCAGATAAAAAATTTACTCCTGCTTTCCCTGTCTTATGCGATCTTTATTTTAAACATTATTATTTTAGCAAAGACGTAACAGCTATTCAGAATTACTTGGCTTCTCCACATATTTCAGCAGCCGAAGCAAAAAAATATTCTGCCTTACTCGTAAAAGCAAAATTAGGAGCAGATATGATTCAACATGTAGAATTAGTGACCATTGTGGATAGTCTTCAGGTTAGCAAAAAAGATTTCTTTAAGCATTACACTTTTTCAAAAGATATGGGAACTATTTTCCCGTCCAAAAATTTGTATAGTCAGGAACCTTCAGATATGTTGGCCTATCGTTCGCAACGTGGAAATCGGATTGTCTTTGCTGATTCCCTTCATGGCAAATCAGCCTTATACAGTACATTTCAAATGACAAATCAATGGAGTGAGCCTACACCGCTAAGCGATGTAGTCAACAACTATGGCACTGCACTTAATGATCCTTTTGTTGCTTCAGATGGTGTGACGCTCTATTTTGACGCTAAAGGCGATCATTCATTAGGCGGATATGATCTTTTCGTAACTCGCTATAATCTAAGGGATAATAAATATTTCGAACCTGTCAACTATGGCATGCCTTTCAACTCTATATACAATGATTATCTGCTAGTTATCGATGATGTTGACAATATAGGATGGTTTGCTACAGACCGCTTTCAACCAGCAGGTAAAGTCATGATTTATACATTTATTCCAAATGCTATGCGAACAATTATTCAAAGTAATGATACGGATTATATTCGACATGCAGCCCAACTCAGGACATATAGAAAAGGAAAAATGCCTGTCATTCATGATATTATTGCTATTGATTCGTTAAGCAACACATCTCTCACCAATGGGAAACCCAACATACATTTTGTAATTAATGACACCTTGATTTATGCATCTCCTTCCCAATTCAAAAGTGAACAAGCACGCCAACTGTATCAGCAGGCAGACAGTTTAAAACAAGTGATTACAAATATAGAACAGGAATTAAGTAACAAAAGAAATGCCTATGCAGACGCACAAAATCAAGAATCAAAACAAACATTAGAACCTCAAATTCTGGCACTTGAACAACAAGTCATAGCATTACGCCCACAACCAATAATATTATTAAATAACGCCCGGGATTTGGAAAATAAAGCGCTGCAAGGTTTAGTAAAACCATGA
- the tilS gene encoding tRNA lysidine(34) synthetase TilS: protein MTVSYTITQKVIQFIQKENLPPISSRLIVGVSGGRDSVVLLHLLHHIGYECIVAHCNFQLRGTESDSDEQFVERLTQQMQLPFEHIAFNTKQEATSKGISIEMAARDLRYVWFEQLQEILTADAIAVGHHSDDAIETFFINILRGTGIRGLTGIESKNQSIIRPLLCLSRTEIEQYAQENHLEYCTDSTNEDQSIQRNKIRHQLIPLMEQMNPSFRKTMQKNMERLAETYMSVHYETEHSRQRIMEQKGELAAISIQALLKETQPHFTLFELLHPFHFNSAIIQSIYDNLDDISGKQFYSSSHRLIKDREQLLILPIHQEHKMALTILASDSVVKIDNFSLEISQSIDKKEIIIEKKHNIIFADADQLQFPLTIRHPVKGDFFYPFGSKGKKKLSDFFIDHKWNLYQKENCWLLCSNDTIMWIIGHRFDDRFKIGEATKKVIKIRIL, encoded by the coding sequence ATGACCGTATCGTATACAATCACCCAAAAGGTAATTCAGTTCATCCAAAAAGAGAATCTGCCTCCAATAAGCAGCAGACTAATTGTTGGTGTCAGCGGTGGACGTGATTCCGTTGTGTTGCTACATCTATTACATCATATCGGCTATGAATGTATTGTTGCCCACTGCAATTTTCAATTACGAGGAACAGAATCGGACAGTGATGAACAATTTGTTGAACGTCTGACACAACAAATGCAACTACCTTTTGAACATATCGCCTTTAATACCAAACAAGAGGCAACAAGCAAAGGTATCTCTATCGAAATGGCAGCCAGGGATCTACGTTACGTATGGTTTGAGCAACTACAAGAAATATTGACAGCTGATGCCATTGCCGTTGGACATCATTCTGATGATGCCATCGAAACCTTTTTCATTAATATTCTTCGCGGAACCGGCATTCGGGGCTTAACTGGAATTGAGTCTAAAAATCAATCTATTATCCGACCTTTACTATGTTTAAGCCGTACAGAAATAGAACAATACGCACAAGAAAATCATTTAGAATATTGTACGGACTCAACCAATGAGGATCAGTCAATTCAACGAAATAAAATAAGACACCAACTGATTCCTTTAATGGAGCAAATGAATCCTTCCTTCCGTAAGACTATGCAAAAAAATATGGAAAGGCTTGCCGAAACTTACATGTCAGTGCATTATGAAACAGAACATAGCAGGCAACGCATTATGGAACAGAAGGGAGAATTAGCAGCTATTTCTATTCAGGCTTTATTAAAAGAAACACAACCTCACTTTACGCTTTTTGAATTGCTTCATCCGTTCCATTTTAATTCAGCTATTATTCAATCGATTTATGATAATTTGGATGATATTTCCGGTAAACAATTTTATTCTTCAAGTCACCGTTTGATTAAAGATCGAGAACAATTACTCATCCTCCCGATTCATCAAGAGCATAAAATGGCGCTTACAATCCTAGCGTCAGATTCTGTTGTTAAAATTGACAATTTCTCGCTTGAAATATCGCAATCGATTGATAAAAAAGAAATTATCATTGAAAAGAAGCATAATATTATATTTGCTGACGCCGATCAACTGCAATTTCCTTTGACAATAAGACACCCTGTGAAAGGCGATTTTTTTTACCCATTTGGCAGTAAAGGGAAAAAGAAGCTCAGTGATTTTTTCATTGACCATAAATGGAATTTATATCAAAAAGAAAACTGTTGGCTTTTATGCTCAAATGATACAATCATGTGGATCATCGGACATCGTTTTGACGATCGTTTCAAAATAGGCGAAGCGACTAAAAAGGTTATCAAAATAAGAATTTTATGA
- a CDS encoding NADH-quinone oxidoreductase subunit N, with protein MYAIITISIVAILILFLGAIRQTKFLLPVIFVGLIAAFVVNLLGWNQNIHYINEMYINDNFTIAFNGILIFSTLLVFMLVPLYYVSVKHTMEDTYALILFALIGGLIMTAFGNLVMLFLGIETLSLSLYLLAGSKKEDRYSNEAAMKYFLTGSIASGFMLFGIAFLYGACGSFNMGAIQTYVTQHQAAIPVMFTVGLILIAVGLIFKIGAVPFHFWVPDVYQGSPTLITTFMATVGKIAAFAAFFRFVNASFMSIDFLWKTPLVVIAIATILYGNLTALYQNNTKRMMAYSAIAHAGYMLIAIIAIKGNDAGVLLLYAVAYSVATITAFTVIMMVRRKTGSFSIKSFNGLAKQYPLAAFALTIAMLSLAGIPPLIGFSAKYNLFATAIAQGQLMLIIIAIIGSMISVYYYLRPVVAMYFRPTSNEEPLHPVSQYKMTILVFVILLLLASIVPGLIIHLI; from the coding sequence ATGTACGCCATCATTACAATATCCATTGTTGCCATTCTGATTTTATTTCTGGGAGCCATTCGCCAGACAAAATTTCTTTTGCCTGTTATTTTTGTTGGTCTGATAGCTGCTTTTGTCGTCAATCTGTTGGGGTGGAATCAGAACATTCATTATATTAATGAGATGTATATCAACGATAACTTCACGATAGCGTTCAATGGTATACTGATATTTTCAACCTTATTGGTTTTTATGCTCGTTCCGCTCTATTACGTATCGGTTAAACATACAATGGAAGATACCTATGCTCTCATTTTGTTTGCACTGATCGGAGGTTTAATCATGACGGCATTTGGAAATCTGGTGATGTTGTTTTTAGGGATAGAGACACTCTCCTTATCCCTTTATCTCCTGGCCGGTAGTAAAAAGGAAGATCGTTACTCGAATGAGGCGGCCATGAAATATTTTCTGACAGGATCCATAGCTTCGGGTTTTATGCTGTTTGGCATTGCTTTTCTTTACGGCGCATGCGGAAGCTTTAATATGGGAGCCATACAAACATATGTCACCCAACACCAAGCTGCCATCCCTGTCATGTTCACGGTTGGGCTTATACTTATTGCCGTAGGGTTGATATTCAAAATCGGAGCAGTTCCGTTTCATTTCTGGGTACCTGATGTGTATCAGGGTTCTCCAACCTTAATCACTACTTTTATGGCAACCGTGGGAAAAATAGCTGCTTTTGCTGCCTTCTTCCGGTTCGTCAATGCCAGTTTTATGTCAATAGACTTTTTATGGAAAACCCCATTAGTCGTTATTGCTATTGCAACCATTCTTTATGGTAATCTGACAGCTCTTTACCAAAACAACACGAAGCGGATGATGGCTTATTCGGCTATTGCTCATGCAGGATACATGCTTATTGCCATCATCGCGATTAAGGGCAATGATGCTGGAGTTCTACTGTTGTATGCTGTCGCCTATTCCGTAGCAACTATTACGGCCTTTACCGTAATCATGATGGTTCGCAGAAAAACGGGATCCTTTTCTATCAAATCATTCAACGGATTGGCGAAGCAATATCCTCTTGCTGCCTTTGCATTAACAATTGCTATGCTATCATTGGCAGGTATTCCGCCGCTCATTGGGTTTTCAGCAAAATATAATTTGTTTGCCACAGCTATTGCACAAGGACAACTAATGTTGATCATCATTGCAATTATAGGATCCATGATCAGTGTATATTATTACCTGAGGCCTGTTGTGGCTATGTATTTCAGGCCAACATCCAACGAAGAGCCCTTACATCCGGTATCTCAATACAAAATGACAATTCTGGTATTTGTTATTTTGTTGCTTCTTGCCAGCATAGTTCCAGGACTTATTATACATCTGATTTAA